A DNA window from Candidatus Rokuibacteriota bacterium contains the following coding sequences:
- a CDS encoding MFS transporter yields MSHARSGRLYRWPFICLCLSVFLFYLSFNLLLPLIPLYAIELGLREAHVGLLHGFFAFSAMLWRPLAGRWADAIGRRPLVVLGPVIFALSSLGYSAAAGAASLLALRFFHGIGMGVGPTAGSVVVADVAPQDRRGEAMGIFALTTTTGLAIGPYLGVEISERWGIHAAFVTSAAVAAAALALALVLPETRPAGLRPPGRLSVRGLFSRGALYPSALLLTLFFGYGGLLSFVPLFARREGLGNPGLFFTVFALAALVGRTQAGPLTDRFGRRLVLVPGLVSAGLGLVVLAATGTRSTMVLSAIVYGLGFGGAQTALMAMITDRVPPEERGRAMGTFFTAWELGISAGAMLAGVLVASLGYTAMWWTAAGLAGAGALIASPHMTRPRG; encoded by the coding sequence GTGAGCCACGCCCGCTCGGGGCGGCTCTACCGCTGGCCCTTCATCTGCCTCTGCCTCTCGGTCTTTCTCTTCTACCTCTCCTTCAACCTGCTCTTGCCCCTGATCCCGCTCTACGCCATCGAGCTAGGGCTGAGAGAGGCGCACGTGGGACTCCTCCACGGCTTCTTCGCCTTCTCGGCCATGCTCTGGCGTCCGCTGGCCGGCCGCTGGGCCGACGCCATCGGCCGACGGCCGCTCGTGGTGCTGGGCCCGGTGATCTTCGCGCTCTCCTCCCTCGGGTACTCGGCGGCGGCCGGCGCGGCGAGCCTCCTGGCGCTGCGCTTCTTCCACGGCATCGGGATGGGCGTCGGCCCCACGGCGGGCAGCGTCGTGGTGGCCGACGTCGCGCCGCAGGACAGGCGCGGCGAGGCGATGGGCATTTTCGCCTTGACCACGACGACGGGGCTCGCCATCGGGCCGTATCTCGGCGTCGAGATCTCGGAGCGCTGGGGCATCCACGCGGCCTTCGTCACCTCGGCGGCCGTGGCCGCCGCGGCGCTGGCGCTGGCCCTCGTGCTCCCCGAGACGCGCCCCGCGGGGCTCCGGCCGCCGGGGCGCCTCTCCGTGCGGGGGCTCTTCAGCCGCGGTGCCCTCTACCCGTCGGCCCTGCTGCTGACGCTCTTCTTCGGCTACGGCGGCCTCCTCTCCTTCGTGCCGCTCTTCGCCCGGCGCGAGGGACTCGGCAACCCGGGCCTCTTCTTCACCGTGTTCGCCCTGGCCGCCCTCGTGGGCCGCACCCAGGCCGGCCCCCTGACCGACCGCTTCGGGCGGCGGCTCGTGCTCGTGCCGGGGCTCGTCAGCGCAGGCCTCGGGCTCGTGGTGCTGGCGGCGACCGGCACGCGCTCGACGATGGTCCTGTCGGCCATCGTCTACGGCCTTGGCTTCGGCGGCGCGCAGACCGCCCTCATGGCCATGATCACCGACCGGGTGCCCCCCGAGGAGCGCGGCCGCGCCATGGGAACCTTCTTCACGGCGTGGGAGCTGGGCATTTCCGCCGGCGCCATGCTCGCGGGCGTGCTGGTGGCCTCTCTCGGCTACACGGCCATGTGGTGGACCGCCGCGGGCCTGGCCGGGGCGGGCGCGCTCATCGCCTCTCCCCACATGACCCGCCCCCGCGGCTGA
- a CDS encoding thiamine pyrophosphate-binding protein translates to MARMTGGEALVKSLAREGVRVVFGLPGVQLYGVLAALRDEPGIRFISTRHEQATSYMADGYARAGGDFGTALVVPGPGLLNAAAGLSTAYAASSPVLMIAGQIPKGSLGKNIGLLHEVNDQQDAIAPVTKWRRRVLEIADIPGAVREAVYHLRSGRPRPVEIEMSPETMEDEGEVELCEPVRPPRACAPASDVDRAAEMLLAATSPVIYAGGGVHLSGAHEALAAVAEYLQAGVATSAEGKGAVSDGSDLSLGAAFWRESPLRRHLHAADLVLAVGSRLAVVSFSPGQQVIQLDADVEEIGRNHKKTLGLVGDCRATLLALLERLRAAAPPRASRKAEREALRAGIAALATQEPQAGILKSLRAGTPEDAILVAGMTQIGYYSRPFWPVYQPRTYLTSSYSGNLGYAYPVALGAKVARPDRPVVSASGDGGFLFNAQELATAVRHKINVVAVVFNDHAYGNVARDLDEAWGGAIGADLSNPDFMKLAEAFGVHGMRTKEPTEVGALVRAAVQLDRPVLIEVAVGRMPRPVFFTPRRTPARDPR, encoded by the coding sequence ATGGCCCGGATGACCGGCGGCGAAGCTCTCGTCAAGTCCCTCGCGCGCGAAGGGGTCCGCGTGGTGTTCGGGCTGCCGGGCGTGCAGCTCTACGGTGTGCTCGCGGCGCTGCGCGACGAGCCCGGGATCCGCTTCATCTCCACCCGCCACGAGCAGGCGACCTCCTACATGGCCGACGGCTATGCGCGCGCCGGCGGGGACTTCGGGACGGCGCTGGTGGTGCCGGGGCCCGGCCTGCTCAACGCCGCGGCGGGACTCAGCACGGCCTACGCGGCCTCCTCGCCAGTGCTCATGATCGCCGGCCAGATCCCGAAGGGGAGCCTCGGCAAGAACATCGGGCTGCTCCACGAGGTCAACGACCAGCAGGACGCCATCGCCCCCGTCACCAAGTGGCGCCGCCGGGTGCTGGAGATCGCCGACATCCCGGGCGCGGTGCGCGAAGCGGTGTACCACCTGCGCAGCGGCAGGCCGCGCCCAGTGGAGATCGAGATGTCGCCCGAGACGATGGAGGACGAGGGCGAGGTGGAGCTCTGCGAGCCCGTGCGTCCGCCCCGGGCCTGCGCGCCCGCCTCGGATGTGGATCGCGCCGCCGAGATGCTGCTGGCGGCCACGAGTCCCGTGATCTATGCCGGCGGGGGCGTCCACCTCTCGGGCGCCCATGAGGCGCTGGCCGCGGTGGCCGAGTACCTCCAGGCGGGCGTCGCCACATCCGCGGAGGGCAAGGGCGCGGTGAGCGATGGCAGCGATCTCTCGCTGGGCGCCGCCTTCTGGCGCGAGTCGCCGCTGCGGAGGCATCTGCACGCGGCCGACCTCGTGCTGGCCGTGGGGAGCCGGCTCGCGGTGGTGTCCTTCTCCCCGGGGCAGCAGGTGATCCAGCTCGACGCCGATGTGGAGGAGATCGGGCGCAACCACAAGAAGACCCTCGGGCTGGTGGGCGACTGCCGGGCCACGCTCCTGGCCCTCCTCGAGCGCCTCCGCGCTGCAGCCCCGCCGCGCGCCTCCCGCAAGGCCGAGCGCGAGGCGCTACGCGCCGGGATCGCGGCGCTGGCCACCCAGGAGCCCCAGGCCGGAATCCTCAAGAGCCTGCGCGCGGGGACGCCGGAGGATGCCATCCTCGTCGCGGGGATGACCCAGATCGGCTACTACTCGCGCCCGTTCTGGCCCGTCTACCAGCCGCGCACCTACCTCACCTCCTCCTACTCCGGCAACCTGGGCTATGCCTACCCCGTGGCGCTCGGGGCCAAGGTCGCCCGCCCGGACCGGCCGGTCGTCTCCGCGTCGGGCGACGGCGGTTTCCTCTTCAACGCCCAGGAGCTGGCGACGGCGGTGCGCCACAAGATCAACGTGGTCGCCGTCGTGTTCAACGACCACGCCTACGGCAATGTGGCCCGGGACCTCGACGAGGCCTGGGGCGGGGCCATTGGCGCGGACCTCTCGAACCCCGACTTCATGAAGCTCGCCGAGGCCTTCGGCGTCCACGGCATGCGCACCAAGGAGCCCACGGAGGTGGGCGCGCTCGTCCGCGCTGCCGTCCAGCTGGATCGCCCCGTCCTCATCGAGGTGGCCGTGGGGCGCATGCCGCGCCCGGTGTTCTTCACGCCCCGGCGCACTCCCGCCAGGGACCCGCGGTGA
- a CDS encoding CoA transferase: MSDASLPLTGLVVLDFTRVLAGPYCTRLLADLGARVIKVERPGAGDEMRPAVFQVEPGRADQSTYFIRVNVGKESVALDLGHPETKAVVVDLARAADVVVENFLPGVVARLGCDYDTLCAARPDLVYCSISGYGQTGPWRQQPAFAHVVNAASGMMALERVGREAPRAANIQAADVLAATHAVGAIMAALWRRARTGQGAHIDVSMLESLVAADDISYAAVLNGGEPLGAPRPGMAVYAVGGRHLALQIVGAAALWERLAAAMGRPDLATDPHFATPAARRENWPALRDVIGDWIGRFATADEALAVLTRARVPCAPVLDPAEVIAHPHLAERQFFPSVPHPGAGSVRVTASPFHLDRRPVGPAGPAPYRVGEHTRAVLEGLLGYAPDRVAALAAAGAVGAP, translated from the coding sequence GTGTCCGACGCCTCGCTTCCCCTCACCGGCCTCGTGGTGCTGGATTTCACGCGGGTCCTCGCGGGCCCCTACTGCACGCGGCTCCTCGCGGATCTCGGCGCCCGGGTCATCAAGGTCGAGCGGCCCGGGGCGGGCGACGAGATGCGCCCCGCCGTGTTCCAGGTGGAGCCGGGGCGCGCGGACCAGAGCACGTACTTCATTCGCGTCAACGTGGGCAAGGAGAGCGTCGCGCTGGACCTTGGCCACCCGGAGACGAAGGCCGTCGTCGTGGACCTGGCCCGCGCCGCGGACGTGGTCGTCGAGAACTTCCTCCCCGGCGTCGTCGCGCGGCTCGGTTGCGACTACGACACGCTCTGCGCCGCGCGCCCCGACCTCGTCTACTGCTCGATCTCGGGCTATGGCCAGACGGGCCCATGGCGCCAGCAGCCAGCCTTCGCGCACGTGGTCAACGCCGCCTCGGGGATGATGGCCCTCGAGCGGGTCGGGCGGGAGGCTCCGCGCGCCGCGAACATCCAGGCGGCGGATGTGCTGGCCGCCACCCACGCCGTGGGCGCCATCATGGCGGCTCTCTGGCGCCGCGCCCGCACCGGGCAGGGAGCGCACATCGACGTCTCGATGCTCGAGTCCCTCGTGGCGGCCGACGACATCTCCTATGCCGCCGTGCTCAACGGCGGCGAGCCGCTCGGGGCCCCGCGCCCCGGCATGGCGGTGTATGCCGTCGGCGGGCGGCACCTGGCGCTGCAGATCGTGGGCGCCGCGGCACTCTGGGAACGCCTGGCGGCGGCCATGGGCCGGCCCGATCTCGCCACGGACCCGCACTTCGCCACTCCCGCGGCACGACGCGAGAACTGGCCGGCGCTGCGCGACGTCATCGGCGACTGGATCGGGCGCTTCGCCACCGCCGACGAGGCTCTGGCGGTGCTGACCCGGGCGCGCGTGCCCTGCGCCCCCGTCCTCGATCCCGCAGAGGTGATCGCCCACCCGCACCTGGCCGAGCGCCAGTTCTTCCCGTCCGTGCCGCACCCGGGAGCGGGAAGCGTGCGCGTGACGGCCTCGCCCTTCCACCTCGACCGCCGGCCCGTTGGCCCCGCAGGTCCCGCCCCCTACCGCGTGGGCGAGCACACGCGCGCCGTGCTGGAAGGGCTTCTCGGCTACGCCCCGGACCGCGTCGCCGCCCTGGCCGCGGCCGGCGCCGTCGGTGCCCCGTGA